In the genome of Pseudomonas sp. P5_109, one region contains:
- a CDS encoding NAD-dependent succinate-semialdehyde dehydrogenase — protein sequence MSTLIRHGNFIDGQWSSGGATYPVLNPANGELIAEVQEAGAEETDLAIAAANRALPAWRKLTAKERSQRLKRWSELMLSNQKELATLLSREQGKPLAEAMGEVVYAASFLEWFGEEAKRAYGDVIPSHKADARIIVVKEAIGVVAAITPWNFPLAMVTRKVGPALAAGCTMILKPSEETPLSAFALAVLAEQAGIPAGVFNIVSGDAVAIGGALQASSVVRKLSFTGSTRTGKLLMRQAADTLKKVSLELGGNAPFIVFDDADLDAAVKGAMASKFRNTGQTCVCVNRFFIQDSVYEAFTGKLAEAVAAMRVGSALDGETEQGPLINSAALAKVELHVSDAVEKGAKVLCGGRRHALGGTFYEPTILAEASSDMLIAQDETFGPVAACFRFKDEAEVLQRANDTPFGLSAYFYSRDIGRVWRMAEGLEAGMVGINEGIISTEVAPFGGIKESGLGREGSKYGLDDYLEIKYLLMGGL from the coding sequence ATGAGCACGTTGATCCGTCACGGCAATTTCATCGATGGCCAATGGTCCAGCGGCGGTGCGACTTATCCGGTGCTGAACCCGGCCAATGGCGAGCTGATCGCCGAGGTGCAAGAGGCCGGCGCTGAAGAGACTGATTTGGCCATCGCAGCCGCCAACCGCGCCTTGCCGGCCTGGCGCAAGCTGACCGCCAAGGAACGTAGCCAGCGCCTCAAGCGCTGGAGCGAGTTGATGCTGAGCAATCAGAAAGAACTGGCCACGCTGCTCAGCCGCGAACAGGGCAAGCCATTGGCTGAAGCCATGGGCGAAGTGGTCTACGCCGCCAGCTTCCTGGAGTGGTTCGGCGAAGAAGCCAAGCGTGCCTACGGCGATGTGATCCCGAGCCACAAGGCCGATGCACGGATCATCGTGGTCAAGGAAGCGATTGGCGTGGTCGCGGCGATCACCCCGTGGAACTTCCCGTTGGCCATGGTCACCCGCAAGGTCGGTCCGGCGCTGGCAGCCGGTTGCACGATGATCCTCAAACCGTCGGAGGAAACCCCGTTGTCGGCGTTCGCCCTGGCGGTGCTGGCCGAGCAGGCCGGGATTCCGGCCGGTGTGTTCAACATCGTCTCCGGTGATGCCGTGGCGATTGGTGGTGCGCTGCAAGCGTCGAGCGTCGTGCGCAAACTGTCGTTCACCGGCTCGACCCGCACCGGCAAGTTGCTGATGCGCCAGGCCGCCGACACCCTGAAAAAGGTCTCGCTGGAGCTGGGTGGCAACGCGCCGTTCATTGTGTTCGACGACGCCGATCTGGACGCGGCCGTCAAAGGCGCGATGGCCTCGAAGTTTCGCAACACCGGGCAAACCTGTGTCTGTGTAAACCGCTTCTTCATTCAGGATAGTGTGTACGAAGCCTTCACCGGAAAACTGGCCGAAGCGGTCGCAGCGATGCGTGTCGGCAGCGCCCTGGACGGAGAAACCGAGCAAGGTCCGTTGATCAATAGTGCAGCGCTGGCCAAGGTCGAACTGCACGTGAGCGATGCGGTGGAGAAGGGTGCCAAGGTTCTGTGTGGTGGCCGTCGTCATGCCCTGGGCGGCACGTTCTACGAGCCGACCATTCTTGCCGAAGCCAGCAGCGACATGCTCATCGCCCAGGATGAAACGTTCGGTCCGGTGGCTGCCTGCTTCCGCTTCAAGGACGAGGCCGAAGTGCTGCAACGGGCCAACGACACACCGTTCGGTCTGTCGGCCTACTTCTACAGCCGCGACATCGGCCGCGTCTGGCGCATGGCCGAAGGGTTGGAGGCGGGCATGGTCGGGATCAATGAAGGGATTATTTCCACGGAAGTGGCGCCGTTCGGCGGTATCAAGGAATCGGGCCTGGGTCGCGAAGGTTCGAAGTACGGTCTGGATGACTACCTGGAAATCAAATACCTGTTGATGGGTGGTCTCTAA